The following proteins are encoded in a genomic region of Methylibium petroleiphilum PM1:
- the rplB gene encoding 50S ribosomal protein L2, which translates to MAVVKVKPTSPGRRAVVKVVHSHLHKGKPEASLLEPQIQNAGRNNNGHITIRHKGGGHKHHYRVVDFKRNKDGIPAKVERIEYDPNRTAHIALVCYADGERRYIIAPRGLEVGATILSGSEAPIKAGNTLPIRNIPVGSTMHCVELLAGKGAQIARSAGTSVTLLARESTYAQVRLRSGEVRRIHIECRATIGEVSNEEHNLRQYGKAGAIRWKGVRPTVRGVAMNPVDHPHGGGEGRTGEGQVPVSPWNTMTKGYRTRSNKRTQTFIVSRRKK; encoded by the coding sequence ATGGCCGTCGTCAAAGTCAAGCCCACGTCCCCTGGCCGCCGTGCCGTGGTGAAGGTGGTGCATTCGCACCTGCACAAGGGCAAGCCCGAAGCGTCGCTGCTCGAGCCGCAGATCCAGAATGCAGGCCGGAACAACAACGGCCACATCACCATCCGGCACAAGGGCGGTGGTCACAAGCACCACTACCGCGTGGTCGATTTCAAGCGCAACAAGGACGGCATCCCGGCGAAGGTCGAGCGTATCGAGTACGACCCGAACCGAACCGCCCACATCGCGCTGGTGTGCTACGCCGATGGAGAGCGCCGTTACATCATCGCTCCGCGCGGTCTGGAAGTCGGTGCCACCATCCTGAGCGGCTCGGAAGCGCCGATCAAGGCCGGCAACACGCTGCCGATCCGCAACATCCCGGTGGGCTCGACGATGCACTGCGTCGAACTGCTGGCCGGCAAGGGCGCGCAGATCGCGCGCTCGGCTGGCACTTCGGTGACGCTGCTGGCACGCGAAAGCACCTACGCCCAGGTTCGCCTGCGCTCGGGTGAGGTGCGTCGCATCCACATCGAGTGCCGTGCCACGATCGGCGAGGTGAGCAACGAAGAGCACAACCTGCGCCAGTACGGCAAGGCCGGTGCGATCCGCTGGAAGGGCGTTCGCCCGACCGTTCGTGGCGTGGCCATGAACCCGGTGGACCACCCGCACGGCGGCGGCGAAGGCCGCACCGGCGAGGGCCAGGTGCCGGTGTCGCCTTGGAACACGATGACCAAGGGCTACCGCACTCGCAGCAACAAGCGCACGCAGACGTTCATCGTCTCGCGTCGCAAGAAGTAA
- the rplW gene encoding 50S ribosomal protein L23 has translation MSALKFDEGRLMKVLVAPIVSEKATAVAESHNQVLFKVLQDATKPEIKAAVELLFKVEVDKVSVVNTKGKTKRFGKGVGRRDNVRKAYVCLKAGQELNFSGEAA, from the coding sequence ATGAGCGCTCTCAAGTTCGATGAAGGTCGCCTGATGAAGGTGCTGGTCGCGCCGATCGTGTCCGAGAAGGCCACGGCGGTCGCCGAGTCGCACAACCAGGTGCTGTTCAAGGTGCTGCAGGACGCGACCAAGCCCGAGATCAAGGCGGCGGTGGAACTGCTGTTCAAGGTCGAGGTCGACAAGGTGTCGGTCGTGAACACCAAGGGCAAGACCAAGCGCTTCGGCAAGGGTGTGGGTCGCCGCGACAACGTTCGCAAGGCCTATGTCTGCCTGAAGGCGGGTCAGGAGCTCAACTTCTCCGGGGAGGCCGCGTAA
- the rplD gene encoding 50S ribosomal protein L4, which produces MELELLNEQGQAASKVDAPDTVFGRDYNEALVHQVVVAYQANARQGTRAQKDRQTVKHSTKKPWRQKGTGRARAGMTSSPLWRGGGRIFPNSPEENFSHKVNKKMYRAGMAAIFSQLAREGRLAVVDSIKVETPKTKALAAKFKAMGLESVLVIADEVDENLFLASRNLANVLVIEPRYADPLSLVFYKKVLVTKGAIEKLKEMLA; this is translated from the coding sequence ATGGAACTCGAGCTCCTGAACGAACAAGGCCAGGCCGCCTCGAAGGTCGACGCGCCGGACACCGTGTTCGGTCGCGACTACAACGAAGCGCTGGTGCACCAGGTGGTGGTGGCCTACCAGGCGAATGCCCGCCAAGGTACGCGCGCCCAGAAGGATCGCCAGACGGTCAAGCACTCGACCAAGAAGCCGTGGCGCCAGAAGGGCACCGGCCGGGCTCGCGCCGGCATGACCTCGTCGCCGCTGTGGCGCGGAGGCGGTCGGATCTTCCCGAACAGCCCGGAAGAGAACTTCAGCCACAAGGTCAACAAGAAGATGTACCGCGCCGGCATGGCTGCCATCTTCTCGCAGCTCGCTCGTGAAGGTCGCTTGGCCGTGGTGGATTCGATCAAGGTCGAGACGCCCAAGACCAAGGCGCTGGCCGCGAAGTTCAAGGCCATGGGCCTGGAGTCGGTGCTGGTGATCGCGGACGAGGTGGATGAGAACCTGTTCCTCGCGTCGCGCAACCTCGCCAACGTGCTGGTGATCGAGCCGCGTTATGCCGATCCGCTGTCGCTGGTCTTCTACAAGAAGGTCCTGGTGACGAAGGGCGCGATCGAGAAGCTCAAGGAGATGCTGGCATGA
- the rplC gene encoding 50S ribosomal protein L3, giving the protein MTTANPGDRLGLLGRKVGMMRIFTDDGDAVPVTVLDVSNNRVTQVKTVETDGYSAIQVTFGARKASRVTKPEAGHLAKAGVEAGEILREFAVSAEVAAEYKPGGTLPVGLFAAGQKVDVQGTSIGKGFTGTIKRHNFGSQRASHGNSRSHNVPGSISMAQDPGRVFPGKKMSGHRGDVTKTTQNLDIVRVDEARQLLLVRGAVPGAKNGFVTVRPAVKVKAKKGAN; this is encoded by the coding sequence ATGACTACAGCCAATCCGGGCGATCGCCTCGGCTTGCTGGGCCGCAAGGTGGGCATGATGCGCATCTTCACGGACGACGGCGACGCCGTGCCCGTGACGGTGCTTGACGTGTCCAACAATCGCGTCACCCAGGTCAAGACCGTCGAAACCGACGGCTACAGCGCCATCCAGGTGACATTTGGCGCCCGCAAGGCGTCGCGCGTCACGAAGCCAGAGGCCGGGCATCTCGCCAAGGCGGGTGTCGAGGCTGGCGAAATCCTGCGTGAATTCGCGGTCAGCGCCGAAGTGGCGGCCGAGTACAAGCCGGGCGGCACGCTGCCGGTCGGCCTGTTCGCCGCCGGCCAGAAGGTCGACGTGCAGGGTACGTCGATCGGCAAGGGCTTCACCGGCACCATCAAGCGGCACAACTTCGGCTCGCAGCGCGCGTCGCACGGCAACAGCCGTTCGCACAACGTGCCGGGCTCGATCTCGATGGCCCAGGATCCGGGTCGCGTGTTCCCGGGCAAGAAGATGTCCGGCCACCGCGGCGACGTGACCAAGACCACCCAGAACCTTGACATCGTGCGTGTCGACGAGGCCCGCCAGCTGCTGCTGGTGCGCGGCGCGGTTCCTGGTGCGAAGAACGGTTTCGTGACCGTGCGCCCGGCCGTCAAGGTCAAGGCCAAGAAGGGAGCGAACTGA
- the rpsJ gene encoding 30S ribosomal protein S10, with protein MQKQKIRIRLKAFDYKLIDQSALEIVDTAKRTGAIVKGPVPLPTRMQRFDILRSPHVNKSSRDQFEIRTHQRLMDIVDPTDKTVDALMKLDLPAGVDVEIKLQ; from the coding sequence ATGCAAAAGCAAAAGATCCGCATCCGCCTGAAGGCATTCGATTACAAGCTGATCGATCAATCGGCCCTCGAGATCGTCGACACCGCCAAGCGCACCGGCGCCATCGTCAAGGGCCCGGTGCCCCTGCCGACACGCATGCAGCGTTTCGACATCCTGCGTTCGCCGCACGTCAACAAGAGCTCGCGCGACCAGTTCGAGATCCGCACCCACCAGCGCCTGATGGACATCGTCGATCCCACCGACAAGACCGTCGACGCGCTGATGAAGCTTGACCTGCCGGCCGGCGTGGACGTCGAGATCAAGCTGCAGTAA
- the tuf gene encoding elongation factor Tu, producing the protein MAKSKFERTKPHVNVGTIGHVDHGKTTLTAAITTILSSKFGGEAKAYDQIDAAPEEKARGITINTAHVEYETANRHYAHVDCPGHADYVKNMITGAAQMDGAILVCSAADGPMPQTREHILLARQVGVPYIIVFLNKCDMVDDAELLELVEMEVRELLDKYEFPGDATPIVHGSAKLALEGDKGELGEQAIMKLAEALDSYIPTPERAVDGAFLMPVEDVFSISGRGTVVTGRVERGIIKVGEEIEIVGISATQKTTCTGVEMFRKLLDQGQAGDNVGILLRGTKREDVQRGQVLCKPGSVKPHTHFTAEIYVLSKEEGGRHTPFFNNYRPQFYFRTTDVTGAVELPKDKEMVMPGDNVSITVKLINPIAMEEGLRFAIREGGRTVGAGVVAKIIE; encoded by the coding sequence ATGGCCAAGAGCAAATTCGAGCGGACCAAGCCGCACGTGAACGTTGGGACGATTGGGCACGTGGACCACGGGAAGACGACGCTGACGGCGGCGATCACGACGATTCTGTCGTCGAAGTTCGGTGGTGAGGCCAAGGCGTACGACCAGATCGACGCGGCGCCCGAAGAGAAGGCGCGCGGCATCACGATCAACACGGCGCACGTTGAGTACGAGACCGCCAACCGGCACTACGCGCACGTTGACTGCCCCGGACACGCCGACTACGTGAAGAACATGATCACGGGTGCGGCGCAGATGGACGGCGCCATCCTCGTGTGCTCGGCCGCCGACGGCCCGATGCCCCAGACCCGCGAGCACATCCTGCTGGCCCGTCAGGTCGGCGTGCCCTACATCATCGTCTTCCTGAACAAGTGCGACATGGTCGACGACGCCGAGCTCCTCGAGCTGGTGGAGATGGAAGTGCGCGAACTGCTCGACAAGTACGAGTTCCCCGGTGACGCCACCCCCATCGTCCACGGCTCGGCCAAGCTCGCCCTCGAAGGCGACAAGGGCGAACTCGGCGAACAAGCCATCATGAAGCTGGCCGAAGCCCTCGACAGCTACATCCCCACGCCCGAGCGTGCGGTGGACGGCGCCTTCCTGATGCCGGTGGAAGACGTGTTCTCCATCTCCGGGCGCGGCACCGTCGTCACCGGCCGTGTCGAACGCGGCATCATCAAGGTCGGCGAGGAAATCGAGATCGTCGGCATCAGCGCCACGCAGAAGACCACCTGCACCGGCGTCGAGATGTTCCGCAAGCTGCTCGACCAGGGTCAGGCGGGCGACAACGTCGGCATCCTGCTGCGCGGCACCAAGCGCGAAGACGTGCAGCGCGGCCAGGTGCTGTGCAAGCCCGGCTCGGTCAAGCCGCACACCCACTTCACCGCCGAGATCTACGTCCTGAGCAAGGAAGAGGGCGGCCGACACACGCCGTTCTTCAACAACTACCGTCCCCAGTTCTACTTCCGCACGACGGACGTGACGGGCGCGGTGGAGTTGCCCAAGGACAAGGAGATGGTGATGCCGGGCGACAACGTGAGCATCACGGTCAAGCTGATCAACCCGATCGCGATGGAAGAAGGCCTGCGCTTCGCCATCCGTGAGGGCGGCCGCACCGTCGGCGCAGGCGTCGTCGCCAAAATCATCGAGTAA
- the fusA gene encoding elongation factor G — protein MARKTPIERYRNIGISAHIDAGKTTTTERILFYTGVNHKIGEVHDGAATMDWMEQEQERGITITSAATTCFWKGMELAFPEHRINIIDTPGHVDFTIEVERSMRVLDGACMVYCAVGGVQPQSETVWRQANKYKVPRLAFVNKMDRTGANFYKVYDQMKVRLKANPVPIVLPIGAEENFTGVIDLIKMKAIIWDEASQGMKFNYEDIPADLQAESQKWRENMVEAAAEASEELMNKYLESGELTEAEIKFGIRTRTIAAEIQPMFCGTAFKNKGVQRMLDGVIDFMPSPIDIPPVPGHDDDDKEVVRRAADDEKFAALAFKLMTDPYVGQLTFVRVYSGVLKSGDSVFNPIRGKKERIGRILQMHANQREEIKEILAGDIAACVGLKEVTTGETLCDPDAIITLEKMIFPEPVISQAVEPKTKADQEKMGIALGRLAQEDPSFRVRTDEESGQTIISGMGELHLEIIVDRMKREFGVEANVGKPQVAYRETIRKPVSDIEGKFVRQSGGKGQYGHVVLKIEPQEPGKGFEFVDAIKGGVVPREFIPAVKKGVEDSLPNGVLAGFPVVDVKVTLTFGSYHEVDSNENAFKMAASLGFKDGCRKASPVILEPMMAVEVETPEDYAGNVMGDLSSRRGMVQGMDDMPGGGKAIKAEVPLSEMFGYSTTLRSMSQGRATYTMEFKHYSEAPKNVADAIITSRAK, from the coding sequence ATGGCCCGCAAGACCCCCATCGAGCGCTACCGCAACATCGGTATCTCTGCGCACATCGATGCCGGCAAGACCACCACCACCGAGCGCATCCTGTTCTACACCGGCGTGAACCACAAGATCGGTGAAGTGCACGATGGCGCGGCGACCATGGACTGGATGGAGCAGGAGCAGGAGCGCGGCATCACGATCACGTCGGCTGCCACCACCTGTTTCTGGAAGGGCATGGAGCTGGCCTTTCCCGAGCACCGCATCAACATCATCGACACCCCGGGGCACGTCGACTTCACCATCGAGGTGGAGCGCTCGATGCGCGTGCTCGATGGCGCCTGCATGGTTTACTGTGCCGTGGGCGGCGTGCAGCCGCAGTCGGAGACGGTCTGGCGCCAGGCCAACAAGTACAAGGTGCCGCGCCTGGCGTTCGTCAACAAGATGGACCGCACCGGTGCGAACTTCTACAAGGTCTATGACCAGATGAAGGTTCGCCTGAAGGCGAACCCGGTGCCCATCGTGCTGCCGATCGGTGCCGAGGAGAACTTCACCGGTGTGATCGACCTCATCAAGATGAAGGCGATCATCTGGGATGAAGCCTCCCAGGGCATGAAGTTCAACTACGAGGACATCCCCGCTGACCTGCAGGCCGAGTCGCAGAAGTGGCGCGAGAACATGGTCGAGGCTGCGGCCGAGGCCAGCGAAGAGCTGATGAACAAGTATCTCGAATCGGGCGAACTGACCGAGGCGGAGATCAAGTTCGGCATCCGCACGCGCACGATCGCCGCCGAGATCCAGCCGATGTTCTGTGGCACCGCCTTCAAGAACAAGGGCGTGCAGCGCATGCTCGACGGCGTGATCGACTTCATGCCGTCGCCGATCGACATTCCCCCGGTTCCCGGCCATGACGACGACGACAAGGAAGTGGTTCGTCGTGCGGCCGATGACGAGAAGTTCGCCGCGCTGGCTTTCAAGCTGATGACCGACCCCTACGTCGGCCAACTCACCTTCGTGCGCGTCTATTCGGGTGTGCTGAAGTCCGGTGATTCGGTTTTCAACCCGATCCGAGGCAAGAAGGAGCGCATCGGGCGGATCCTGCAGATGCATGCCAACCAGCGCGAAGAGATCAAGGAGATCCTGGCCGGCGACATCGCGGCCTGCGTGGGCCTGAAGGAAGTGACCACGGGCGAGACGCTGTGCGATCCGGACGCGATCATCACGCTCGAGAAGATGATCTTCCCCGAGCCGGTGATCTCGCAGGCCGTCGAGCCCAAGACCAAGGCCGACCAGGAGAAGATGGGCATCGCCCTGGGTCGTCTGGCTCAGGAAGACCCGTCGTTCCGCGTGCGCACCGATGAAGAGTCCGGCCAGACCATCATCTCCGGCATGGGCGAGCTGCACCTGGAAATCATCGTCGATCGCATGAAGCGCGAGTTCGGCGTAGAGGCCAACGTCGGCAAGCCGCAGGTTGCCTACCGCGAAACCATCCGCAAGCCGGTGTCGGACATCGAAGGCAAGTTCGTTCGCCAGTCGGGCGGCAAGGGCCAGTACGGCCACGTCGTGCTGAAGATCGAGCCGCAGGAGCCAGGCAAGGGTTTCGAGTTCGTCGACGCCATCAAGGGTGGCGTGGTGCCGCGCGAGTTCATCCCGGCGGTCAAGAAGGGCGTCGAAGATTCGCTGCCGAACGGCGTGCTCGCGGGCTTCCCGGTGGTGGACGTGAAGGTCACGCTGACCTTCGGTTCGTACCACGAGGTCGACTCGAACGAGAACGCCTTCAAGATGGCCGCGTCGCTGGGCTTCAAGGACGGCTGTCGCAAGGCCTCGCCGGTCATCCTCGAGCCGATGATGGCCGTGGAAGTTGAGACACCGGAAGACTACGCCGGCAACGTCATGGGCGACCTGTCGTCCCGTCGCGGCATGGTGCAGGGCATGGACGACATGCCGGGCGGTGGCAAGGCCATCAAGGCCGAGGTGCCGCTGTCGGAGATGTTTGGCTACTCGACCACGCTGCGCTCGATGTCGCAGGGCCGCGCCACGTACACGATGGAGTTCAAGCACTACAGCGAAGCGCCCAAGAACGTGGCCGACGCGATCATCACGTCGCGCGCGAAGTAA
- the rpsG gene encoding 30S ribosomal protein S7, translating to MPRRREVPKREILPDPKFGNVDLSKFMNVIMESGKKAVAERIIYGALETVEKKANRDPLEVFITALNNVKPMVEVKSRRVGGANYQVPVEVRPVRRMALAMRWLKESARKRSEKSMAQRLANELLEASEGRGGAMKKRDEVHRMAEANKAFSHFRF from the coding sequence ATGCCCCGTCGTCGCGAAGTACCCAAGCGTGAGATCCTGCCGGACCCGAAGTTCGGCAACGTCGATCTCTCGAAGTTCATGAACGTGATCATGGAATCCGGCAAGAAGGCCGTGGCCGAGCGCATCATCTACGGCGCCCTCGAGACCGTCGAGAAGAAGGCCAACCGTGATCCGCTCGAGGTCTTCATCACCGCGCTGAACAACGTGAAGCCGATGGTCGAAGTGAAGTCTCGCCGTGTCGGCGGTGCGAACTACCAAGTTCCCGTGGAAGTTCGCCCCGTTCGTCGCATGGCGCTGGCGATGCGCTGGCTCAAGGAGTCGGCTCGCAAGCGCAGCGAGAAGTCGATGGCCCAGCGTCTCGCGAATGAACTGCTCGAGGCCTCGGAAGGCCGCGGCGGCGCAATGAAGAAGCGCGATGAAGTTCACCGCATGGCCGAAGCCAATAAGGCGTTCTCGCACTTCCGCTTCTAA
- the rpsL gene encoding 30S ribosomal protein S12 yields the protein MPTINQLVRHGRQTEVTKSKSPAMQGGPQRRGVCTRVYTTTPKKPNSALRKVAKVRLTNGFEVISYIGGEGHNLQEHSVVLVRGGRVKDLPGVRYHIVRGSLDLQGVKDRKQSRSKYGAKRPKKA from the coding sequence ATGCCAACCATCAACCAGCTCGTGCGCCACGGTCGCCAGACCGAGGTCACGAAGTCGAAGTCGCCTGCGATGCAGGGCGGCCCGCAGCGTCGGGGCGTCTGCACGCGCGTCTACACCACCACGCCGAAGAAGCCGAACTCGGCGCTCCGGAAGGTCGCCAAGGTGCGCCTGACCAACGGGTTCGAGGTCATCTCCTACATCGGCGGCGAAGGCCACAACCTGCAGGAGCACAGCGTGGTGCTCGTGCGCGGCGGCCGGGTCAAGGACTTGCCGGGCGTGCGCTACCACATCGTGCGCGGTTCGCTCGATCTGCAGGGTGTGAAGGACCGCAAGCAGTCGCGCTCCAAGTACGGCGCGAAGCGCCCGAAGAAGGCGTAA
- a CDS encoding PIN domain-containing protein, translated as MTAAPPPNAVIDTNAILDWLVFQDPGAAFGRAIECGTLRWIATPAMLLEHRRLFASPSLSAWSPDVARLEAAWARWAQVDTDTVPGCSLRCTDPDDQMFIDLALARHVTWLLTRDRALLKLARRAAPTGLRVLTPTHWQASMTVSAEAAAEANRPTATSRS; from the coding sequence ATGACAGCAGCCCCTCCGCCCAACGCGGTCATCGACACCAATGCGATCTTGGACTGGCTCGTTTTCCAGGACCCGGGCGCTGCCTTCGGGCGGGCAATCGAGTGCGGCACGCTCCGCTGGATCGCCACACCCGCGATGCTGCTCGAGCACCGGCGGCTGTTCGCAAGCCCCAGCCTGAGCGCGTGGTCGCCTGATGTCGCCCGCCTTGAGGCCGCCTGGGCGCGTTGGGCCCAGGTAGACACTGACACCGTCCCGGGCTGTTCGCTGCGCTGCACGGACCCCGACGACCAGATGTTCATCGATCTCGCATTGGCGCGCCACGTCACTTGGCTGTTGACCCGGGATCGGGCGCTGCTCAAGCTGGCACGGCGCGCCGCGCCAACTGGTTTGCGTGTACTCACACCCACTCATTGGCAGGCCAGCATGACCGTCAGCGCCGAGGCTGCCGCTGAAGCTAACCGCCCCACCGCGACGAGCCGCTCATGA